Proteins from a single region of Parambassis ranga chromosome 18, fParRan2.1, whole genome shotgun sequence:
- the dthd1 gene encoding death domain-containing protein 1 — protein MDEAQSPHGTMSEDSLLITLTETVQQLEGVRTVGGRRGRVVEGMLSPAEDEDERGGRSIDEEEEEKEREQKVLAVLRELSAFYSDRLSAWREAVRKCASMFNKSPAGGSDQQHTTGCNARQRRSSFCDTFVSIEEDIESIVDKLSTVITKLDAALLHLSTEAGPAVNAAPEESTHTHAPAQHEDVNNNLSSPEQCGWDGGDETHTRPDNEQTADCTVSTSTCNNEEEVKGQVSQAETEKDKEAIHDKSTSWIMLGSTGQLEDGHFDACFIRAHADAAKVLRCELADNLSCLMVTGSEELVSRVMKLRIQEGSTLRFPVSLAVPFCARYRGSYRDVAVKMVDEGRRASYITPVMTEGVYGGHRGSFAEVKVYALGLFAVVSCLKRENYTVPKRGLSLKLPMDSRICLNYLPGSFTGPVMAQTMIQPVDAILLAAVKSRNDAYHSVASTSPLLYLTHPTSQPLRRPLTLTLPCPPNPEKQRRAQAEDLQSASPHWDQPATHRVRVLGVKSKGMSNESLTVLGFRDEQWSVLDQVTVKNQQNGLVSFDVAENFDRLLVVRLLSLLQPCHLTSLAEELEDSVCRHAVTVVLQRRPDDPHTILVAAQPSRDLSWELNKLQAQGYSSLMGTSSEILMCEADQLLLCFSGNITSTVGCHNNNNEAAQHQITFHSQRRNLLQVQLTEVDSFGNYSSPHYKGTAIFYKVTRHQLEWRGDKAVLKDAKLLGDPVCKMSLTLPKKVKNINLPITARVKLCEETDSLSDSLLLWLSGELSEEEVALLVLSLRLRRSAVQLVKLRAGDSLSSQAFHLLSTWRRGLPAVPRQPKASQLAQCLAKSGRPDLARELLLRQAASTPSGQAR, from the exons atggatgaagcacAGTCTCCTCATGGCACAATGAgtgaggacagtctcctcattaCATTAACAGAAACTGTTCAGCAGCTTGAAGGTGTCAGAACAGTGGgtgggagaagaggaagagtagTAGAAGGGATGCTCAGTCCagcagaggatgaagatgaaaggggaggaaggagcattgatgaagaggaggaggagaaggagcgcGAGCAGAAAGTTTTGGCAGTGCTGAGGGAGCTGAGTGCTTTTTATTCAGACAGACTGTCAGCTTGGAGAGAAGCTGTCAGAAAATGTGCCTCCATGTTCAACaagtctccagcagggggcagcgatCAGCAGC ATACTACAGGATGTAATGCGAGGCAGCGACGTAGCTCCTTCTGTGACACCTTTGTGAGCATTGAAGAGGACATAGAGAGCATTGTGGACAAATTAAGCACAGTCATTACCAAGCTGGACGCAGCACTTCTCCACTTATCTACAGAAGCAGGTCCGGCTGTGAACGCAGCACCAGaggagtccacacacacacacgctccagCGCAACACGAAGACGTCAACAATAACCTGAGCTCCCCTGAGCAATGTGGGTGGGACggaggtgatgaaacacatacaAGGCCAGACAATGAACAAACAGCAGACTGCACAGTCAGCACTTCTACCTGCAACAATGaagaagaggtcaaaggtcaagtgAGTCAGGCGGAGACGGAAAAGGACAAAGAGGCGATACATGACAAGAGCACCTCATGGATCATGTTGGG GAGCACCGGTCAGCTGGAGGACGGCCATTTCGACGCTTGTTTCATCCGAGCGCACGCAGATGCAGCCAAAGTCCTGAGGTGCGAGTTGGCTGACAACCTGAGCTGCCTGATGGTGACGGGCTCAGAGGAGCTGGTCAGCAGAGTGATGAAGCTCAGAATCCAGGAGGGATCCACCTTACGCTTCCCCGTATCTCTGGCTGTGCCTTTCTGTGCACGCTATCGCGGCAGCTACAGGGATGTAGCTGTGAAGATGGTCGATGAGGGGAGGAGGGCGAGCTACATCACACCTGTGATGACAGAGGGCGTGTACGGAGGGCATAGG GGCTCATTTGCAGAGGTGAAGGTGTATGCGTTGGGTCTATTTGCAGTGGTTTCTTGTCTAAAGAGAGAAAACTACACCGTACCCAAGAGGGGTCTATCACTTAAGCTCCCCATGGACTCCAGAATCTGTCTGAACTACCTCCCAGGATCCTTCACTGGTCCTGTAATGGCACAAACTATG ATCCAGCCGGTAGATGCCATCCTCCTGGCTGCTGTCAAATCCAGAAACGACGCCTATCACTCCGTGGCATCGACCAGCCCGCTGCTGTACCTCACCCACCCGACCTCACAGCCTCTGAGGAGACCTCTCACGCTAACGCTTCCATGTCCCCCCAACCCTGAAAAACAGAGGAGGGCGCAAGCAGAAGACCTCCAATCTGCTTCTCCACACTGGGATCAACCAGCTACACACAGagttcg AGTCCTGGGTGTGAAGTCTAAGGGGATGTCCAACGAGTCCCTGACTGTTCTGGGCTTCAGGGATGAACAGTGGAGCGTCCTGGATCAAGTAACCGTCAAGAACCAGCAGAACGGACTGGTGTCCTTTGACGTAGCAGAAAACTTTGACAG ACTCCTCGTGGTCCGCCTCCTCTCCCTACTACAGCCTTGTCACCTCACCTCCCTGGCCGAGGAGCTGGAGGATTCAGTCTGCCGTCACGCCGTCACCGTCGTCCTCCAGCGCCGACCGGATGACCCCCACACCATCCTGGTGGCAGCCCAGCCCAGCAGAGACCTCAGCTGGGAGCTGAACAAACTGCAAGCTCAAGGCTACAGCAGCCTCATGGGGACGTCTTCAGAGATCTTGATGTGCGAAGCCGATcagctcctcctgtgtttcAGCGGAAACATCACCTCCACAG tCGGTTgccataacaacaacaatgaagCCGCACAACACCAAATCACCTTCCACAGTCAGCGAAGGAATCTCCTCCAGGTGCAGCTGACCGAGGTGGACTCTTTTGGAAACTACAGCTCTCCGCACTATAAGGGGACGGCCATCTTTTATAAGGTGACCAGACATCAGCTGGAATGGCGAGGGGACAAAGCCGTCCTGAAGGACGCAAAGCTACTGGGAGATCCTGTCTGTAAGATGTCTCTGACTTTACCCAAG AAGGTGAAAAACATTAATCTGCCCATAACAGCCAGAGTGAAGCTCTGTGAGGAGACAG ACTCCCTGTCAgactctcttctcctctggctGTCCGGGGAGCTCTCAGAGGAGGAAGTGGCCCTGCTGGTGCTCTCCCTGCGTCTCCGTCGTAGCGCCGTTCAGCTGGTGAAGCTCCGGGCTGGGGACAGCTTGTCCTCTCAGGCCTTCCACCTACTGTCCACATGGAGGAGAGGTCTGCCCGCTGTTCCACGCCAACCTAAGGCCTCTCAGCTCGCTCAGTGCTTGGCCAAGAGCGGCAGGCCAGATCTGGCCAGAGAGCTGTTGCTACGGCAGGCTGCATCAACACCATCAGGCCAAGCTCGCTGA